In Pseudarthrobacter sp. ATCC 49987, the following proteins share a genomic window:
- a CDS encoding phosphatase PAP2 family protein, which yields MTAETATLATAERSSTAIGRVARSATEIAQPPLVLSLLLILASLLSDQWMVSIWSGIIAALFICLVPFAVVLLLAKRGQLTDHHVGDKKQRRPVMLWTLGSSLLGCAILSLMGAPQPVWGLIGGILCGIVALILVSPIWKISGHAMTLGGATVSAVLMFGWLGLPFVVAAPLVCWSRVYLRDHSAPQVIAGFITGVVAFGASYTLIVG from the coding sequence GTGACAGCAGAAACCGCGACGCTAGCCACCGCAGAGAGATCCTCCACAGCCATCGGGCGTGTGGCCCGGTCCGCAACCGAGATTGCGCAGCCGCCTCTGGTTTTGTCCCTTCTGCTGATTTTGGCTTCTCTGCTGAGTGACCAGTGGATGGTCTCTATCTGGTCGGGCATTATCGCTGCCCTTTTCATCTGCCTGGTGCCGTTTGCCGTCGTACTGTTGCTTGCCAAGAGGGGCCAGTTGACGGACCACCATGTTGGAGACAAGAAACAACGCCGCCCGGTCATGCTCTGGACCTTGGGCTCGTCGCTGCTTGGCTGCGCAATCCTCTCGCTCATGGGCGCGCCCCAGCCAGTCTGGGGGCTAATTGGCGGGATTCTCTGCGGGATTGTGGCGCTCATTCTGGTCAGTCCGATCTGGAAGATATCGGGCCATGCAATGACGTTGGGCGGCGCGACCGTGTCAGCTGTGCTGATGTTCGGCTGGCTGGGGCTTCCGTTCGTTGTGGCGGCCCCGCTTGTCTGCTGGTCCAGGGTTTATCTCCGGGACCATTCAGCTCCTCAGGTCATTGCCGGGTTTATAACGGGCGTAGTCGCATTCGGAGCCTCATATACTCTCATTGTCGGCTGA
- a CDS encoding ParA family protein produces the protein MKVTAIGNRKGGVGKTSVTLGLATGLRLIGKKVLVIDLDPQANVTDALEGAGEFDIFDVLYGGEAGTLGQAITKTSWAGIDLIPSSESLARLESESIMTPEMRLKAAAWGAEELEEYDHVLIDLPPALGRLTLNGLIWADRVLVVTEPAAFSVKGVTEFLETVKKVQSLPHLNPALEFIGIIINKTSSPLTGEHAFQIGELEAEYGSDVMDPHLPLRTAMQDSISSRAPLTKINSRGAAIMTEKFVAHARYLDGEK, from the coding sequence ATGAAAGTGACTGCCATAGGCAACCGAAAGGGCGGGGTGGGCAAGACGTCAGTGACCCTCGGACTTGCCACCGGGCTCCGGCTGATCGGCAAGAAAGTTCTAGTCATCGATCTGGATCCCCAGGCCAACGTCACAGACGCGCTTGAGGGGGCTGGAGAGTTTGACATTTTTGACGTCCTCTACGGCGGGGAGGCCGGTACTCTCGGGCAAGCTATCACCAAGACCTCGTGGGCTGGCATTGACCTGATCCCGAGTTCCGAGTCGCTGGCGCGGCTGGAGTCCGAAAGCATAATGACTCCAGAGATGCGGCTCAAGGCTGCCGCTTGGGGTGCAGAGGAACTAGAAGAGTACGACCACGTCCTCATTGATTTGCCGCCGGCTCTCGGGAGGCTAACCCTGAATGGACTGATCTGGGCTGACCGAGTCTTGGTTGTGACCGAGCCGGCCGCATTCTCCGTCAAGGGAGTTACTGAATTCCTGGAAACAGTCAAGAAGGTGCAGTCGCTGCCTCACCTGAACCCTGCCCTGGAATTCATCGGCATCATCATCAACAAAACCAGCTCACCACTGACCGGCGAGCACGCGTTCCAGATCGGCGAACTGGAAGCGGAGTATGGCAGCGACGTGATGGATCCGCACCTGCCCCTTAGGACGGCGATGCAGGATTCCATCAGCAGTAGGGCGCCGCTGACAAAAATCAACAGCAGGGGAGCGGCCATCATGACAGAGAAGTTTGTCGCCCACGCACGGTACTTGGATGGGGAGAAGTAG
- a CDS encoding TnpV protein has translation MNKYGRQAQEAWKAASPTRYSQIQDPEDFFTKLGEEAQAQVDGLLLKTAGPDPQGEGYLEKVGRLNAARNQAEEIVRYELLSPPETADEEDEYVNPSIQEHLEFMAEVQKLREQL, from the coding sequence ATGAACAAGTACGGCAGGCAGGCTCAGGAAGCCTGGAAGGCAGCAAGTCCGACGCGCTACAGCCAGATCCAGGACCCGGAGGACTTCTTCACCAAGCTGGGGGAGGAAGCCCAGGCACAGGTGGACGGGCTGCTGCTGAAGACCGCGGGACCGGACCCGCAGGGGGAGGGCTATCTGGAGAAGGTCGGCCGGTTGAACGCGGCACGGAACCAGGCCGAGGAAATCGTCCGTTACGAACTGCTCTCGCCACCGGAGACGGCGGACGAGGAGGACGAGTACGTGAACCCGAGTATCCAGGAACACCTGGAGTTTATGGCCGAGGTGCAGAAGCTCAGGGAACAACTCTAG
- a CDS encoding helicase-related protein, translating to MWSTVQELGFTGGTVLEPGSGVGTFMGFAPDAAEMTGVELDPTTAAISQALYPEATVRAESFADTKLPTGHFDLAIGNVPFANVTLHDPRHNAGGHSIHNHFILKSLELTRPDGMVAVLTSSFTLDGTDPSARREMNQLADLVGAVRLPTGSHRKAAGTDAMTDLLIFRRRETRQEPASTLWETVTARQIDGTITRLNSYFDEYPERLLGELHVSHAMYGAETLQLTTDDLSTVPDRLNAALADVVREARTAGMVMTGRTADQERQRAAYVPAAAHEWDGHISAADNGFTVVEKGSHTELAVPKTQAAELRALLGLRDRARQLLTAEAESREDTAGIDGLREDLKSAYDRYAETYGPINRYTLRNTGRVDEETQEPIQARMTPKAVTIVSRDPFGPLVMALENFDEATQTASPAALLSTRQVQPRRPVLGVDTAEEALTVTLDTVGEVDLDYAASLLGISAADARAALGESIYQIPGAEETFQTRAEYLSGNVREKLEVAQAAALSDDRFAVNVRDLTSAMPEPLRMDEVEARLGAVWIDAGTHQEFVREILNDPYATVSNAAGSMWDVKANRHTLAATSNWGTQRMPASDVLKQVLEQRPVRVTDEGADKRRILNPTETAAAQEKAQLLQERFSEWVWEEPERATRLIDEYNRRFNSIVLRDYSTEGERLTLPGMAKDFSPRPHQRAAVARMLSEPAVGLFHQVGAGKTAEMVMGVMELRRLGMVNKPAVVIPNHMLEQFAREWLQIYPQARILAASSSDLAGDKRRQFVARAAANEWDAVVMTRTAFQRVSLSPEAEASYMRAEVAQARAELEAVRDSGQDNGQPSASIVKRLEKVVLGREERLKAKLDTPADPGISFEETGIDYLVVDELHDYKNLETPSNIPGAGIQGSNRASDLHMKTEFLRQREGRRVITGATATPIANSVTEMYVMQRYLRPDLLQAAGIQDFNTWAATFGQVVEEMELSVAGGDRFKLKSRFAKFQNVPELLKMFHTFADVKTAEDLKLPVPELAARDGDGLRQPNTLTVEPSPELREYIQDIGQRVDRIQQKLVDAEEDNMLKVSSDGRKAALDMRLVDPALSQQGPTKISATADLLASVYEEHKDRIYTDPKTGEPDPVPGALQLVFCDFGTPSDRWNVYGELKDQLRRRGVPEHMVRFIHEAKNDTEKGRLFAAARSGQIAVLMGSTSKMGVGTNIQKRAVHLVDMDAPWRPSDVEQRHGRILRQGNQNPEVRISQVVTKESFDSFMWQGLERKSRFINQIMRGRLDVREIEDIGDNTLNFAQAKAITSGNPLVLEKAVADQELARLSRLDRAYNRNMVAVAHTKRGEQSAAEAAAQDLPLIRAAAARTLDTTADAFKATIDGKSLDNRGDAAETLRAWAGKHGQRLMNLYGYDELGTIATLGGHELRARLMPARDLDRATVEVRIEGVPRATTQIARRSLLSADLGTIRQLENRVSSLPKLAADVEARRQEALSHGAQAEKALAEPFKHADALKAAQADSARINQLMADAAKPEEPAQPEPPAEVDPRMEKMQRLMNASFPPQPRTAAATATTAPPRTPDQRRQQQTEYGR from the coding sequence ATGTGGTCCACCGTCCAGGAGCTTGGCTTCACCGGGGGCACTGTCCTGGAACCGGGATCCGGTGTGGGAACCTTCATGGGCTTCGCCCCGGACGCCGCCGAGATGACCGGTGTGGAGCTGGATCCGACCACCGCGGCCATCTCCCAGGCCCTTTACCCCGAGGCCACCGTCCGCGCTGAGTCCTTTGCCGATACCAAGCTGCCGACCGGGCACTTCGACCTGGCTATCGGCAATGTGCCGTTTGCGAACGTCACCCTGCACGATCCCCGCCACAACGCCGGCGGCCACTCAATCCACAACCACTTCATCCTCAAGTCCCTGGAACTGACCCGCCCGGACGGCATGGTCGCGGTGCTGACGTCCAGCTTCACCCTGGACGGAACGGACCCCTCAGCCCGCCGGGAAATGAACCAGCTGGCTGACCTCGTGGGCGCCGTCCGGCTGCCCACCGGCTCACACCGCAAGGCAGCCGGCACCGATGCCATGACGGACCTGCTGATCTTCCGCCGCCGGGAAACCCGGCAGGAACCGGCCTCCACCCTCTGGGAAACCGTCACCGCCCGCCAGATCGACGGGACCATTACCCGCCTGAACTCCTACTTCGATGAATACCCCGAACGCCTCCTTGGCGAGCTGCACGTCAGCCACGCCATGTACGGGGCCGAAACCCTGCAGCTGACCACCGATGATCTTTCGACCGTCCCGGACCGCCTGAACGCAGCGCTGGCCGACGTCGTACGCGAGGCCCGGACCGCCGGGATGGTGATGACCGGGCGGACCGCTGACCAGGAACGCCAGCGGGCGGCCTATGTTCCGGCGGCCGCCCACGAGTGGGACGGCCACATCAGCGCCGCCGACAACGGCTTCACCGTTGTCGAGAAAGGCTCACACACCGAACTCGCCGTGCCCAAGACCCAGGCCGCTGAACTCCGGGCTCTGCTGGGGCTGCGCGACCGCGCCCGGCAGCTGCTCACCGCAGAGGCCGAAAGCCGCGAGGACACCGCCGGCATTGACGGACTCCGTGAGGACCTGAAGAGCGCCTACGACCGGTACGCGGAAACCTACGGGCCGATCAACCGCTACACGCTCCGGAACACAGGGCGCGTGGATGAAGAGACGCAGGAGCCCATCCAGGCCCGCATGACGCCCAAGGCAGTCACTATCGTCTCCCGGGACCCGTTCGGTCCTTTGGTGATGGCGTTGGAAAACTTCGATGAAGCCACGCAGACCGCTTCACCGGCTGCCCTGCTTTCGACCCGTCAGGTCCAACCGCGCCGACCGGTCCTTGGCGTGGACACCGCAGAAGAAGCGCTCACCGTCACCCTCGACACCGTGGGCGAGGTTGACCTGGACTATGCAGCGTCCCTGTTGGGCATCAGCGCTGCTGACGCCCGGGCCGCCCTGGGGGAGAGCATCTACCAGATCCCCGGCGCCGAAGAGACTTTCCAGACCCGGGCCGAATACCTGTCCGGGAACGTGCGGGAGAAGCTGGAAGTGGCCCAGGCGGCCGCGCTCTCCGATGACCGGTTCGCCGTCAACGTCCGGGACCTCACCTCGGCCATGCCGGAACCGCTGCGCATGGATGAGGTGGAAGCCCGCCTCGGTGCGGTCTGGATCGACGCCGGCACGCACCAGGAGTTTGTCCGGGAAATCCTGAACGATCCCTACGCCACCGTCTCCAACGCCGCCGGCTCCATGTGGGACGTCAAAGCCAACCGCCACACCCTGGCCGCCACCAGCAACTGGGGCACGCAGCGGATGCCGGCCTCCGATGTCCTCAAACAGGTCCTGGAGCAGCGCCCCGTGCGGGTCACGGACGAGGGCGCGGACAAGCGCCGCATCCTGAACCCCACCGAGACCGCAGCGGCCCAGGAAAAAGCCCAGCTGTTGCAGGAGCGATTCAGCGAATGGGTGTGGGAAGAACCCGAACGGGCCACCCGTCTCATTGACGAGTACAACCGCCGCTTCAATTCCATCGTGCTGCGCGACTACAGCACCGAGGGGGAGCGGCTGACCCTGCCGGGAATGGCCAAGGACTTCTCCCCGCGCCCTCACCAGCGCGCGGCCGTGGCCCGGATGCTCTCCGAGCCTGCCGTGGGCCTGTTCCACCAGGTCGGGGCGGGAAAGACCGCCGAGATGGTCATGGGCGTGATGGAACTGCGCCGGCTGGGTATGGTCAACAAGCCCGCCGTCGTGATCCCCAACCACATGCTCGAACAGTTCGCCCGCGAATGGCTGCAGATCTACCCGCAGGCCCGCATCCTCGCAGCATCCTCGAGTGACCTTGCCGGGGATAAGCGCCGGCAGTTCGTGGCCCGCGCGGCCGCCAACGAGTGGGACGCCGTGGTCATGACCCGCACCGCGTTCCAGCGCGTGAGCCTCAGCCCAGAAGCTGAAGCCTCGTACATGAGGGCCGAAGTCGCCCAGGCGCGGGCCGAGCTGGAAGCAGTCAGGGACAGCGGCCAGGACAACGGCCAGCCCAGCGCGAGTATCGTCAAACGGCTCGAAAAGGTGGTCCTGGGACGGGAAGAACGCCTCAAAGCCAAGCTCGATACCCCCGCCGATCCGGGCATCAGCTTCGAGGAAACCGGCATTGACTACCTCGTGGTGGACGAGCTGCACGACTACAAGAACCTGGAGACGCCCAGCAACATCCCCGGCGCCGGCATCCAGGGCTCCAACCGTGCATCGGACCTGCACATGAAGACAGAGTTCCTGCGCCAGCGCGAGGGCCGGCGCGTGATCACCGGAGCCACAGCGACACCTATCGCCAACTCCGTCACGGAAATGTACGTCATGCAGCGCTACCTCCGCCCGGACCTGCTCCAGGCTGCCGGAATCCAGGACTTCAACACCTGGGCCGCGACCTTCGGGCAGGTTGTCGAGGAAATGGAACTCTCCGTCGCCGGCGGTGACCGGTTCAAACTCAAGAGCCGGTTCGCGAAATTCCAGAACGTCCCCGAGCTGCTGAAAATGTTCCACACCTTCGCGGACGTGAAGACCGCCGAGGACCTGAAGCTCCCCGTCCCGGAGCTCGCCGCACGCGACGGGGACGGGCTGCGGCAGCCGAACACGCTCACCGTGGAACCCAGCCCCGAGCTGCGGGAGTACATCCAGGACATCGGGCAGCGGGTGGACCGCATCCAGCAAAAGCTCGTGGACGCCGAGGAAGACAACATGCTCAAAGTCTCCTCAGACGGCCGCAAAGCCGCCCTGGACATGAGACTCGTTGACCCCGCACTGTCCCAGCAGGGACCGACCAAGATCAGCGCCACCGCTGACCTGCTGGCCAGCGTGTACGAAGAACACAAAGACCGCATCTACACCGACCCGAAAACCGGGGAACCGGACCCCGTGCCCGGAGCCCTGCAACTGGTGTTCTGCGACTTCGGCACACCGTCTGACCGGTGGAACGTCTACGGCGAACTCAAAGACCAGCTTCGCCGCCGCGGCGTGCCCGAACACATGGTCAGGTTCATCCACGAAGCCAAGAACGACACCGAGAAAGGCCGGCTCTTTGCCGCCGCCCGATCCGGCCAGATCGCCGTGCTCATGGGATCGACCTCAAAAATGGGTGTCGGCACCAACATTCAAAAACGCGCCGTGCACCTGGTGGACATGGACGCGCCCTGGCGGCCCTCCGACGTCGAACAACGCCACGGCCGCATTCTGCGCCAAGGCAACCAGAACCCCGAGGTCCGCATCTCCCAGGTAGTTACCAAGGAATCCTTCGATTCCTTCATGTGGCAGGGACTTGAACGAAAGTCCCGGTTCATCAACCAGATCATGCGCGGGCGCCTGGACGTGCGCGAAATCGAGGACATCGGGGACAACACACTGAACTTCGCCCAGGCCAAAGCCATCACCAGCGGCAACCCGCTGGTGCTGGAGAAGGCCGTCGCCGACCAGGAACTGGCCCGTCTGAGCCGCCTTGACCGGGCCTACAACCGGAACATGGTTGCTGTCGCCCACACCAAACGCGGTGAACAATCGGCGGCCGAGGCCGCCGCGCAGGACCTGCCCCTGATCCGGGCAGCAGCGGCGCGGACTCTCGACACCACGGCGGATGCCTTCAAAGCCACCATCGACGGGAAGTCCCTCGACAACCGCGGGGACGCGGCCGAGACGCTCCGCGCATGGGCCGGCAAGCACGGCCAACGGCTCATGAACCTCTACGGCTACGACGAACTCGGAACCATTGCCACCCTCGGCGGCCACGAACTCCGTGCCCGCCTCATGCCGGCCCGGGACCTTGACCGGGCAACCGTCGAAGTACGCATCGAAGGAGTGCCCCGGGCAACCACACAAATAGCGCGCCGCAGCCTGCTGTCCGCCGATCTAGGCACCATCCGGCAACTCGAAAACAGAGTCTCTTCGCTCCCAAAGCTCGCAGCCGACGTCGAAGCACGACGCCAGGAAGCACTCTCCCATGGCGCACAAGCAGAGAAGGCTTTGGCAGAACCGTTCAAGCACGCCGACGCGCTCAAAGCAGCCCAGGCAGACTCGGCACGGATCAACCAGCTCATGGCCGACGCCGCAAAACCGGAAGAACCGGCACAGCCAGAACCCCCGGCTGAAGTCGACCCCCGCATGGAAAAGATGCAACGGCTCATGAACGCCTCATTCCCGCCACAACCACGCACCGCAGCCGCCACCGCCACAACCGCCCCACCCAGGACCCCGGACCAGCGCCGCCAGCAACAAACCGAATA